The following nucleotide sequence is from Mycobacterium sp. Z3061.
GCGCATGCCGACCGTCCTGGCACAGCGGGCCGGGCCCGAGTGCCCGGCCGGTGCGGGTGATCGCTTCATCGACCGCGTGCTCCACCACCGCCCGGACGCGCCTCGCCAGCAACTGAGCCGTACCTGCCCGGTCGAACGGGTCCGCGTCGATCTGCGCCGCCGCCGCAGCCAGCATCGCGTCGCCGGCGGCCAGCGCGGCGTCGACGGCCCCGAGGTGCGCCAGGGCGTAGGCGTCGGCCGATTCGCTGCGAGAGCAGCGATACAGCGGGTCGGCCACCCGGCGGGCACCGCCGAGCCAGCAGGCGGCCACACCGATCGCCCCGTGCCAGAAGCCGGCGCGGTTCAGGTAGTCACCGGGCTCACCGACCAGGATGGCGTGGACGTTGTTGAACTGCACCGAGCGGGTGTCGCTGCCCGCCATTCCCGGGTTCCACCACGTGCTGGGCAGTGGCTTCACCCCGGCGTCGGTGAGGGTGACGGCGAACAGCCCCCGCTCGCCGTCCTCCAGTTGCGCGGAGACCAGCGCGTTGGTGCAGAATCCCGCGCCCGAGCACCACACCTTGGTGCCGTTGAGCAGGAACTCGTCTCCCGAGACGCTGGTGGCGATCAGCTTGGCGTCAGAGGACTCCGCCGCCCACACCCCCCACAGCTGGCTCGGCTCGGGTGGCTTACCGCCCAGTTCGTGCAGAATGGCGACGGCATCGACATGGGCCTCGGCGATACGGGCCGCCGCGATGTCGTCCTGTGCCAGACGTGTCAGCTGCTGCAGGCGTTCTGCGGTGTATCCCGCCGCCGGCAAGGGCAGTTCCAATCGTCCAGATTCCAGCCAATGTTGAATTAATCCGGCGGTCATGCGACATCCCCCGTCGCGCTTTCAGAAAGCGTGCTCAAATGATCAGCAAATCCGCGTGGCGCCCGAGCCTGGATTCGTGCCGAAGTAATAACCGATCGTGCGGTGTCTCGGCAAATTCGGTAGCCAGCATGCTCGAACCGCGCTACCAAGTCAACATCCTCACCGGAGGGCAGGGCGCGGAAGCCGCCGACGCGCCAGTACGCCCGTGCGCTGAAGCCCATGTTGGCGCCGTGGATATGGTCGTGGTCCTCACCGACCCGCGACTCGTAGGCGTCCTCGTACTGATCCACTACTTCACTGCGATGCTGTTGCCAGTCGGTCACCCGGACCAGTCCCAGGAACATGTCCGCGCCACAGTCGAGCTGCCGCACCAGCCAATCGGGGCTTACCGTGCTGTCTGCATCCGTGGTGGCGTACCAGCAATGCCCATCCGACCCGCACAGGTCGCTGGCGTAGTCGAATCCCGCCGCCCGCGCCGCGCCCACGTTGCCGGACTCGACGCGCACGAAGTGAACGTCGGTTCCGTACTCGCCGGCGAGCGCGGCGCTCTGATCTTCGTTGGCGTCGAGCACGACGACGACGGTGACCGGGGTGGAGACGCACAAGGCCGCGGTGACTACGGCGGACAGACAGTCCGGGAGATTCTCCTGTTCGTTGTGCGCTGGTATCACAACAGCAACCTGGTCGTAGGTGCGCGACGCTGCGGCTGACATAATGAATCTAATTTCCCGTTTGCTCACCAACTAAACGGTTGAGCGACAGCACAACCCGGCATCAGGTTGCGGTCGGCGCAGGCCGGGTATGCCCAAGCGACCATGAATCCGCCGCCCGAGCCTCCCGGCCTCCGCTGCACCGAACTGCGCGAAGCATTGCGCTGCGCGGTATCTGCGCTCAAGGAGCACGGCCCGCCGTTCGCGCTCGCGGGCAGCTATGCACTGTGGGCGTACGGCGCACCCGAACCGACTCACGACGTCGACATCGTGGTGGCCGAGGCGGACGTGCCGGCGGCCGCCACCACGTTCGGCAAAGCCGGATTCCGAATCGAACGTCCGCCGGAGGACTGGCTGTTCAAGGCCCACTCAGGCGAGACGATGGTCGATGTGCTGCACCGGGTCAACGGTGAGATCGTGACGCCGGACGCTCTGGACTGTGCCGAGCAGCGCGTCGTCCTGGCGATCTCGATCCCGGTTCTGCCGCCCACCACGGTGTTCATCCAGAAGCTGCGCGCCCTCACCGAGCATCACTGCGATTTCGCGAAGCTAATTCCGCCCGCGCGGGCGATCAGGGAACAGCTGGACTGGGACCACATCGCCGCCGAGACGGCCGACAACCACTTCGCGGCCGCGTTCCTGGTGCTGGTTCAACGCCTGGGACTCACCGAGTAAAACCGGTGAATGCGGGTATCTAGCAGCACTATGGACCCGCAACCGAGTCGTGGACTCCGCCGTGACCAGGACCTCGAAGATGTGGTCGACGAACTTCAACAGAACGTGACCGACGAACGCCGGGAGCAGGACGTGCCCGGCAATGCGACCGAACGCGAGGAGGCTCCGACGCTGGGTTCGGGGGACGAGCCGCCGGACTAGTGATTGCGCAGCTTTTCGACCAGTTTGTCTTTCGTCAGGCTCGAATAACCGGACATACCCAGTTCTTTGGCGCGCTTCTTCAACTCCGGCACTGTCCAGTCCGCATACGACCCGGACTTGCCGCCTTTGCGCGCGACCTTCGACTTCCCTTGTCCAGCCGCGGCATTGGAGATCCGCGCGGCCTTCTCTTTCGAGTCGCCCTTCTTGCGCAGGTCTTCGTAGAGCTTTTCATTCTTTATCGACGAATTCGGCACGACTGCCACCTCCTACGATGTTTTCGCAGGCAGAATGCCCGGTTGGACCCCGGTCAAACCGCCTCCCCGGTCGGTGAAATGATCTGCCGGACCGGATTTTTAACAAGCTCGGGAACGAATCGCCCGGCCAGCGACGTCACAGCTCCGGTGGCCCAGGCGGCGATGCCCGGTTTGTCGTCACAGGTCAGGGCCTCGTAGGCCTGGCGGGCGAGCTCGGCGGGGTCGTCACCGAGTGGCCTGCCGCGCAGCGGGAACAAGAGGTCGGCGACACCACCGGCGGTGACCGGTTCCTCTGCTACCCGGGGACGCCCGACACAGACGGTTCAGCTTTTGGCAGCTCAGATGTTTTCGCGCAGCGGCGAATCGGGTGCTCCGCTCGGCCGCCCTGTTTCAGGTAACGGATACCGGGAACTCGTTGACGCGTTGCCGCCCACTCGGTTGCGGCAGCTCCGAATAGATGGGAAACGTATGAGCGACAAGGACAGTGGACCCGAATCAGGCGCCAAGGGAGTCGCCGAGGGAATCAAGGGCAAGGCCAAAGAGGTCATCGGCACCGTTACCGGCAGCGATGACCTGAAGAACGAGGGCGAGGCTCAGCAGGACAAGGCGGACGCCCAGCGCGACGTCGCAAAGAAGGAGGCGGAAGCCGAATCCGCACGCGGGGGCGCCGAAGCCGCCGAGGAGCGGCAGAAGTCCAACCAGTAGCAGGCCTCCTGCAGCGGCCCTGGCCATTCGGCCAGGGCCGCACCCGTTAGTTTCTCTTGGCCTCGGGCGGGTACGACAACGCAATGCATGTGACCAAACAGGTTGGCGACCCGGCCGGCGTGGTGGCGATCGGCGCTTCCGTGGCAGGCGTCGAAGCGCTGCCGACCGCAGCGGCCCGCGCCGGGGTCCTCGGTTATCAGGTCACAGCAGCGAGTGTCGGAAATGTACTCCGCGAACCGACCCCGCGCGGGAGCAGTCGATGATTAACGTCAGTCGCTCCGGCGTGGTTGCCATGGACCGCCGTGGCGACGCGGCCGTCCTGCGCGCCGATGGCGTGCTGGACGGTTCTACCTACCGAAGTTTGCGCGACAGTGTGATCAAGGCGGCACTGGACGAGCCCAAAGCGGTCATCATCGACGTCAACGGACTGGTTGTGCCCTCCCCCTCGGCCTGGTCAGTTTTCACCAGCGCCCGCTGGCACGTGAACATCTGGCCGGATGTGCCGATCCTGTTGGTATCTAACGATATTCGTGAACGCAGAGCCATCACCAGCTGCGGCGTGGCCCGGTACGTGCCGGTGCATCCGACCTGCGACGCCGCCCTCGTGGCCGTCGACGACTTCTGCCGGCACAGTCGCCGCCGAGGACGTGCCGAACTTCGCCGCGGCCCGGCCGCTATGCGCCTGGCGCGCGCCATGATTGACGAATGGCTTACCGCCTGGTCGTGCGACCACCTGATACCGGTGGCCAGCACCGTCGCGACGGTCTTCATCGAGAACACGCTCGAGCACACCGGCAGCGCACCGGTGCTGATCGTGGAAAGTTGCGAAGACACCGTGACGGTCGCCGTGGAAGATTCGAGTCAGCAACCGGCGATCAGGCACGAAGTCACGGGCCGTGGCGCCGTCCTCGTTTCCGGGTTGGCCATCGTTTCGGTGCTGTGTCGCGCTTGGGGCAGCACGCCGACGTCATCCGGCAAAACCGTGTGGGCGCTGGTGGGATCCGAAAATCGGCTCTGAAGCCCGCAAGTAGTGTTCGAGTTCAACGCGGACGGGCCGCCACGCGCCGCGGCCTTGACGGATTCCATCCGGACGGTTCCGGCGAGGCGGTGGTGGATGCCGTCGACAGGCGCGGCCGTCCCACCCGGCTTCGGGTGAGGTGCACGTCGTTTCCCGACCCGGACGGAGGGATCGGCGGGTCGCTGCTGTTCATGGAGGTCCTGGCCTGATCCTGACTGGTTCGGGCCTCGCTGGGGCATGTCCGGCCCCCGCAGGCCCTGTCCAGTTAGCGAATCGCTTGCTCCAAGCCGTTTGCCCGATAGCGGGCACGGCAACCCAATAACACGTGAGGATCGCCATTGTTTGGGGCGACGACGTCTGCGCTGGTAATCAGGATCTCGTCGGAAATGAGCTAGAAGACGACTTCGGAAGGCTGTGCGCGGCGCTGACCGCCCATGGTCACACCGTAACGGCCCACCCCCGTGCCGGTGTCGGCCCGGCCGCGCCGGTAGCGCCGGCCAAGGTGTTGCCATTCGTCGGCGATTGGGCAGCCGAGTTGTCCCGTGAGTGGTCCGGCGACCCGCCCGACGTCGTGCACGGCTTCGGATGGCTGGGAGGACTGGCCGCGCAGTTGGCCGCCCGCCGTAATCATCTGACTACCGTGCAAAGTTTTTACGGCCTGGCCGCGACGGATTCCGGTCCGCAGAACGGACAGTCCGCCGATTCCGAACGTGCCCGCCTCGAACCGTTGCTGATCCGCGGCGCTGGCTGGGTGACCGGCGGCAGCAGCGAAGAACTCAATGTGCTGACGCGGCTGCGCCGCAATCGCGCCCGCACCTCTCTGCTGTCCACCGGGATCGACGTCGAACGCTACGCCTGCACCAATCCCACGTGGGTGGCAAACGATAGCTTTAGAATCGTGCAGGTCGCGCCGAATCTGCAGCCCTGCAATGGATTCGACAAGACCATCCGGGTTCTGCCGCATGTACCGGACAGCGAACTGGTGATCGTGGAGACGTCCACCAACGACGCCCGCAACAAGCGCGAACGGGCCAAACTCAAGCGCATGGCCACTCAACTCGGCGTGAACAATCGCGTCCACTTCGCGGGTTGTGTTGCACCCGAGGATGTTCCGCCGCTGCTCTGGTCCGCCGATGTGGTCGCTTGCACGCCGCGGCTGGCGCCGCGGGCGACCTCGGCATTGCAGGCCATGGCCAGCGGCCGGGTTGTCGTCGGGACGGCGGTGGGGGCCCTGATGGATACCGTGATCGGGAATGTCACCGGCCTGCTGGTGTCTCCGACAAAGCCGCACGAACTGGCCGGCGCGTTGAAAGCCATGCAACAACAGCGCTTTCAGCGCCAGAGCATGGGCTCAGCCGGCCGCTCCCGGGCAATGTCGCGATTCACCTGGGACCGAATCGCCCAAGACGCGCTGAGCATCTATCAACAGGCAAGTCACGTGAAAACCAGCGCCATAGCCTAGGAAACCGAACATATGACAACCGCGCCTTACCTACCGGACACCGCCGACCGATCGCAGGAGGGTCGCCCGCCGGAGGCGGTCCGGTACGCGAAGTTCCACACCTCGGACTCCGAGACGGCCAAACGCTTTTTCGCCGAGGCCTACCAACCGGGCTGGCGGACCACCAGCCTGCCCGGTGGCTCGTCGGTCACCCATCAGCGCTTCGAGTCCGAACCCGTCACCATCGACGAGGTGCTGGTCGAAGGCCGCGTGGGCTGCGAAATCCGGGCCACCGACGCTGTGGTGGTCATCCACCCGCGCGCGGGCTCGCTGACGCTGGCCGGCGACCCCGGCACCAGGATGGATACCCCGGTGATCGCCGCCGACGGTCTACCATGCGCCATTCAGGCGAACACGGCGCGCTTTCACGTCGTGCGGATGGATCTGCGGCACTTGACCCAGGTCGCGGCGGAGAAGACCGGACCGCTGCCCCAGAACATCCGCTTCGCCAGCTGCCGCCCCCGCTCGATGTCGGTCGCCCGCACGTGGACCCAGGCGCTGGACTACGTCATCGCCAGCCTGTCCTACGCCGAAACCGCTCAGCAGCCACTGGTCGTCAACGCGGCAGGCAACCTGCTCGGCGCCGCGTTGCTGGAGTGTTTCCCCTCCAACATGAACGACGGCCAGGACCTGCTGCGGAACCCTGCGGTGCCACCGACGTTGAAGGGCGCGATCTCGTTCATTCACCGCCACGCCGGGGACGGCATCGGGGTCAATGACGTCGCCGACGCACTGCGCATGACGTCCCGCGCGGTTCAGTACCTGTTCCGGCAGCATCTGGACACCACGCC
It contains:
- a CDS encoding CsbD family protein, coding for MSDKDSGPESGAKGVAEGIKGKAKEVIGTVTGSDDLKNEGEAQQDKADAQRDVAKKEAEAESARGGAEAAEERQKSNQ
- a CDS encoding nucleotidyltransferase family protein; protein product: MNPPPEPPGLRCTELREALRCAVSALKEHGPPFALAGSYALWAYGAPEPTHDVDIVVAEADVPAAATTFGKAGFRIERPPEDWLFKAHSGETMVDVLHRVNGEIVTPDALDCAEQRVVLAISIPVLPPTTVFIQKLRALTEHHCDFAKLIPPARAIREQLDWDHIAAETADNHFAAAFLVLVQRLGLTE
- a CDS encoding helix-turn-helix transcriptional regulator, whose protein sequence is MTTAPYLPDTADRSQEGRPPEAVRYAKFHTSDSETAKRFFAEAYQPGWRTTSLPGGSSVTHQRFESEPVTIDEVLVEGRVGCEIRATDAVVVIHPRAGSLTLAGDPGTRMDTPVIAADGLPCAIQANTARFHVVRMDLRHLTQVAAEKTGPLPQNIRFASCRPRSMSVARTWTQALDYVIASLSYAETAQQPLVVNAAGNLLGAALLECFPSNMNDGQDLLRNPAVPPTLKGAISFIHRHAGDGIGVNDVADALRMTSRAVQYLFRQHLDTTPTEYLRRVRLHRAHQELINSDRSTTTVSEVAHRWSFAHTGRFAALYRKTYGQSPHATLQQ
- a CDS encoding acyl-CoA dehydrogenase family protein, producing the protein MTAGLIQHWLESGRLELPLPAAGYTAERLQQLTRLAQDDIAAARIAEAHVDAVAILHELGGKPPEPSQLWGVWAAESSDAKLIATSVSGDEFLLNGTKVWCSGAGFCTNALVSAQLEDGERGLFAVTLTDAGVKPLPSTWWNPGMAGSDTRSVQFNNVHAILVGEPGDYLNRAGFWHGAIGVAACWLGGARRVADPLYRCSRSESADAYALAHLGAVDAALAAGDAMLAAAAAQIDADPFDRAGTAQLLARRVRAVVEHAVDEAITRTGRALGPGPLCQDGRHAQRVADLTIYIRQSHAERDLAELGRLAGRPSR
- a CDS encoding glycosyltransferase: MSAAASRTYDQVAVVIPAHNEQENLPDCLSAVVTAALCVSTPVTVVVVLDANEDQSAALAGEYGTDVHFVRVESGNVGAARAAGFDYASDLCGSDGHCWYATTDADSTVSPDWLVRQLDCGADMFLGLVRVTDWQQHRSEVVDQYEDAYESRVGEDHDHIHGANMGFSARAYWRVGGFRALPSGEDVDLVARFEHAGYRICRDTARSVITSARIQARAPRGFADHLSTLSESATGDVA
- a CDS encoding STAS domain-containing protein, translating into MNVSRSGVVAMDRRGDAAVLRADGVLDGSTYRSLRDSVIKAALDEPKAVIIDVNGLVVPSPSAWSVFTSARWHVNIWPDVPILLVSNDIRERRAITSCGVARYVPVHPTCDAALVAVDDFCRHSRRRGRAELRRGPAAMRLARAMIDEWLTAWSCDHLIPVASTVATVFIENTLEHTGSAPVLIVESCEDTVTVAVEDSSQQPAIRHEVTGRGAVLVSGLAIVSVLCRAWGSTPTSSGKTVWALVGSENRL
- a CDS encoding glycosyltransferase — encoded protein: MRIAIVWGDDVCAGNQDLVGNELEDDFGRLCAALTAHGHTVTAHPRAGVGPAAPVAPAKVLPFVGDWAAELSREWSGDPPDVVHGFGWLGGLAAQLAARRNHLTTVQSFYGLAATDSGPQNGQSADSERARLEPLLIRGAGWVTGGSSEELNVLTRLRRNRARTSLLSTGIDVERYACTNPTWVANDSFRIVQVAPNLQPCNGFDKTIRVLPHVPDSELVIVETSTNDARNKRERAKLKRMATQLGVNNRVHFAGCVAPEDVPPLLWSADVVACTPRLAPRATSALQAMASGRVVVGTAVGALMDTVIGNVTGLLVSPTKPHELAGALKAMQQQRFQRQSMGSAGRSRAMSRFTWDRIAQDALSIYQQASHVKTSAIA